The genomic interval CCCGGCCGCATCGCTCGGTTCACCTGACATTCCCTCGATCGCCTGGGGCCGTTTCCGCGACGGGACCAACGGCCGCCTCCAGCTGCCCTTCTCGGTGCAGGCCCACCACGGTTTCGTCGACGGCTTCCACATCCACCAGCTGGCCCAGCAGATCGCCGCGGAGCTGGACGGTTTCATGGCCGGCGGGGCTGCGTCACCGCCCGACTGAGCGCGGGTTCGACCCCGCCCGGCGTGACCGTGGTCGTCCACGACGAAACTCGCGCCGGGCCTGGGGTGGGATCACTCGTCTTGACCAGCATCGCGACGGCATTGCGGGGCGCTATCCGACTCACCGACTCACGCCAGCGCGCCGGCCGCGCGCAGCACCAGCAGGTGGCCGATGACGCCGCGTCCGTTCTCGCTGCGGACGGCTTCTTCAAGGCTTTCCAGCACCACGAAGCCGTTTTGCGCCGCCAGCCCTTCCAGGTAGCCCAGCGCGTGGGCGTAGCGGTTCGAGGGCTGCAGCGCATACTCGCCACCGCCGCTTGCGTCGCCCAGCTTCTCGGTCGAGAAGGCGAACCATCCACCCGGGCGCAGCGCCGCGCGCACTGGGCGAACAAAGCGGCCAGGTCGCCGAAGTAGACCAGCACGTCGGCCGCCATGACCAGGTCGACGTCGCCGTGGCAGCTGTCGAGATAGGCCTGCAGGTCGGCGCAGGCCAGGCTGTCGTACAGGCCCGTCTCGGCGGCACGCGCGAGCATGCGCTCGGACAGGTCGACCCCGGTCAGCGTGCGCGAACGGGGACGCAGGACGGGGCCGCACAGGCCTGTGCCGCAGCCCAAGTCGAGGGTCGCGAGATCGTTTGCATGTACCTGGCGCGCCAGGCCGCACCCAGCAGGCCCGGGGTGCGGTAGCGCAGCACTTCCGTCAGGTGGCGGTCGAAGTGGCCGGCATAGCCATCGAACAGGGCTTTCACGTAGGCCTGCGGCGCACGCACGGGCACGGCCCCGACGCCGAGCGCGGCCAGTTCGAAGGCGATCTCGCTGGCGCCGCCGTCTGCCCCGGCCGCCAAGGCCGCATCTCTCGCCTCCTCGTAGGCCGCGATCGCATCGACGCGCCGTCCCAGCGCCAGCAAGGCATCGGCGCGCTGGCGCCGGTGCGGCCAGTAGCCCGGCCGGCGCGCCAGTGCGGCGTCAAAGGCGTCCAGCGCTTCGCCGTGGCGGCCCAGCTTCTGCAGCGCCAGGCCACGCCCGGCATGCGCCTCGGCCACGCGCGCGTCCAGCGCGATCGCCCTGTCGTAGCCATGCAAGGCCTCGTCGAAACGGCGCAGCGCGAACAGGGCATTGGCGCGTACGCACAGCGCTTCCGGATAAGCCGGCCGTGCGGACAAGGCCAGGTCCGCGCTCGCCAGCGCCGCATCCGCCGCGTCCAGGTCCAGCAGCGCGATGGCGCGGTTGCAAGCCGCTTCCGGGTAGCCCGGACGCAGCACCAGCGCACGCTCGTAGCTGTCGACGGCGTCGGGCAGGCGGCCGAGCTTGCGCAAGGCATTGCCGCGGTTGGCAAAGGCCAGCGCATAGCCGGGCGACAGGCGCAGCGCGGTCTCGTAGCTGGTCAAGGCTTCCCGGGTGCGTCCAAGGTCCTGCAGGGCCGCGCCCAGGTTGCAATGGGCCGTGGCCTGCGCCGGGTTGATCCGCAGCGCGGCCCCGATCAGTTCGACGGCGCGCGCCGGCTCGCCCTGCTGGCGGTGCACGACCCCGAGCAGGTGCAGCGCATCGAACTGGCCTGGCGCCAGCGCCAGCACGCGCTCGTAGCGCCGGCGCGCTTCGATCAGTTGTCCTGCCTGCTGCAGCGCCACCGCATCTTTCAGCAACGCGCTCACCTGCGCCGAATTATCCTGTCCCATCCCATGCCTCGCCGTCGTCAGGCCGCCAGCATAACCCACGCGCATGCGGCAGAGTCCGTTATCATTCCGGCTCCACCATTTTCGGGAAGTCCGCCATGCGCCGCTTGAGCACTACCTTCACTTCCATTGCGCTCGGCGCCCTCGCCTTTGCCGCCAGCCTGGCCGCCGCGGCCGCCGAGCCGCGCACGCTGCTGCTCACCGCCGACGGCGTCTGGACCGGCGAAGGCAAGCCGCACGCCGGCTGGGCGGTGCTGGTGCAGGACGGGCGCGTGAAGGAAGTGGGCCCCGCCGACAAGGTCGCCGCACCGACCGACGCCGAGCGCGTCAACCTGCCGGGCAAGACCCTGATTCCCGGCCTGATCGACCTGCACTCGCACGTGCTGCTGCATCCCTATAACGAAACCACCGGGACGACCGGGTAATCAAGGAACAGGTCGAATACCGCACCCTGCTGGCAGGCAAGCACGCCGCCGACACGCTGCAGGCGGGATTCACCACCCTGCGCGACCTCGGCACCGAAGGCGCCAACTATGCCGACGTCGGCATCAAGCGCGCCATCGAAGGCGGGGTGGTCGCCGGCCCGCGCCTGCTCATCGCCACGAAAGCCATCGTCGCCAGCTACAGCTACGGCCCGGCCGAGCGCAGCTACCGGCCCGACATGGAGATACCCTACGGCGCCCAGCCCGTCACCGGCGCGGTCGAAGCGGTCAAGGCCGTGCGCGAGCAGCCCCCGCGGCGCCGACTGGATCAAGTTCTATGCCGACTACCGCACCGGCGTCGACGGGACCAGCCGCCCCACCTTCACGCTCGAGGAAATGAAGGCGATGGTCGAGGCCGCGCACGTCACCGGGCGCAGGGTGGCGGCCCACGCCAGCACCGACGACGCCATCCGCCTGGCCGTGCTGGCCGGCGCCGACACGATCGAGCACGGCTACGGCGCCAGCGAAGCCACCTTCAAGCTGATGAAGGAGCGCGGCACCGCCTACATCCCGACGCTCACCGCACCGGAAGCCATCGGCGAATACTTCCAGAAGCACGTGCGCGGCGGCGAGCCAACCCCGGCCATGAAGGGAGGCCGCGCGCGCCTTTGCGCTGGCGCGCCGCATCGGCGTCAAGATCGGCAACGGCAGCGATGTCGGCGTCTTTACCCACGGCACCAATGTGCGCGAACTGGAGTGGATGGTGCGCCTCGGCATGAGCCCGTTGGAGGCGCTGCGCGCCGCGACCGTCGTCGCCGCCGATATTCTCGGCAAGGGCAAGGACCTGGAACCAACTGGTGCCGGGCGCGCTGGCCGACGTCGTCGCCGTCGAGGGCGATCCGACGAGCGACATCGCCGCGCTGCGCAAGGTGGGCTTCGTGATGAAAGGTGGCAAGGTGTATCGCCGGCCGTAGGGTGAGCGGCTCCACCCGGCAACCCGCATACCGGCGACGTGAGCGCCGCCCACGCGTTCAACCCACGCTCGCACCGACGCGCCCATTCACCCTGCCCTTGCGAAGCAACTGCGCACCGGCATTGACATACGACATGGCAAATTTGGACGCGCCGGGCCTGCATCAGCAAACCGCATGACCGTTATTCACGGGGTTGGGGATATCCACAATAGATCGCGTGGCGGCTATTTGTGATGATGTCCACACTATCCACCTTCCCATGAAACGCTGTCATGAAAAAGCCTTTCTATAAAATCCTGTACGTACAGGTGCTGTTCGCCATCGCGATGGGCGTACTGCTCGGCGTGCTGTATCCAAAGCTCGGCACGGACATGAAGCCCCTGGGTGACGGCTTCATCAAGCTGATCAAGATGATCATTGCCCCGGTGATCTTCTGTACCGTGGTGGCCGGTATCGCCGGCATGCAGGACATGAAGAAGGTCGGACGGGTGGGCGGCAAGGCGCTGCTCTACTTCGAAGTGGTGTCGACCTTCGCACTGGTGATCGGCCTGCTGGTGGCGAACATCGCCAAGCCGGGCGCGGGTTTCAACGTCGACGTCGCCCACCTCGACACCAAGGCGATTGCCCAGTACACCGAGAAGGCCTCGCACCAGAGCACGGTGGAGTTCGTCCTGAACATCATCCCGAACACCTTCGTCGATGCGTTCGCCAAGGGCGACATCCTGCAGGTGCTCCTGATCGCGATCCTGTTCGGCGTGGCGCTGTCGATGCTGGGCGAGCGCGGCCGTCCGGTGACGAAGCTCATCGACGAGATCTCGCACGTGATCTTCGGCATGGTGAACATCGTCATGAAGCTCGCGCCCATCGGTGCCTTCGGCGCCATGGCCTTCACGATCGGCAAGTACGGCCTGGCCTCCCTGATCCCGCTGGCAAAACTGATGGGTTCGTTCTACCTGACCTGCGCGCTGTTCGTCTGCGTCGTGCTGGGCATCATCGCCAAACTGACCGGCTTCTCGATCTTCAAGTTCATTGCCTACATCAAGGAAGAACTGCTGATCGTGCTCGGCACCAGCTCGTCCGAGTCCGCCCTGCCGGCCCTGATGCGCAAACTCGAAAAGCTCGGCTGCTCCAAATCCGTCGTCGGCCTGGTCGTGCCGACCGGCTACTCCTTCAACCTGGACGGCACCAACATCTACATGACGATGGCCGCCCTGTTCGTGGCCCAGGCCACCAACACCGAGCTGACCCTGATGCAGGAACTGACCATCCTGGCGGTGGCGATGCTGACCTCGAAAGGTGCCTCGGGCATTACCGGCGCCGGCTTCATCACCCTGGCCGCGACCCTGGCCGTGGTGCCGACCATTCCCGTGGCCGGCATGGCGCTGATCCTGGGCATCGACCGCTTCATGAGCGAATGCCGCGCCCTGACCAATTTCGTCGGCAACGGCGTGGCCTCGGTGGTGGTGTCGAAGTGGGAGAACGAGCTGGACAAGGAGCGCATGAACGCCGTCCTGTCGGGCAACTACGTGGACGAAGACGACAAGGGCCTGCGCAGCGTGCACAAGGCAGCTTGAGCCCCGGCTCCCGCGATGGCCGCGCGCAAAGAGCGCAGCGGCCACAAAAAAAACCGCGCATCGAGCGCGGTTTTTTCATGTCCGGGCGCGGTGGCGCCGCACTCAGATGCGCAGGTCGTCCAGGTTCTTGCCGCCCTTGATGGCCTCGGCCACCCACTTCGGCTGGCGGCCGCGGCCGGTCCAGGTCTGGTTCTCGTCAGCCGGATTGCGGTACTGCGCCGCAACCTTCTTGCCGCTGCCGCCCTTGGCTTTTCCGACCGAGCCAGCCAGCAGTTCTTCGACGCTCACGCCCAGGTCCTGGGCGATCGCCAGGATCCGCTCGCGCGCTTCCTTGACTTCCTGGCGCTGGCGCTCCTTGATTTCCTTCTCGATTTCAAATTGCAAGCCCTTGAGCTCGCTCAGGTTGTAACCCGACAGATCCGTCTTCGCCATGTGGTGGTCCTTGGTAATTGAATGGGGTGCGGCTTTCGCCTGTCACAGGCGGATTTTACACCGACACCCCTTGTCCAAGACATAACTGTTGACTTGCGTGCGCGCAGGCCCGCTTATTCCAGTTTATAGACCACGTCGACCGGTTGAATCAGCTTGAGCGCATCCACATTCAGGAAGTCGCGCGCGCCCACGTTCGACGGCTTGCTCCGGTTGTAGCTGAAGTCGGGCCGCACCAGACCCATCGTGGTGCCGACGTTCTTCACGCCGCCCGGGCTGACCCCTGTCACGGCGCCGAGCTTGCGGCGCGCGCCCCTGGCGATGATCTCGGCGCGGCGGCGCGCATCCTGCAGGGCGTCGGCCATCAGGGCGGCTTCGAAAGCGTCGCGCTCGGTGATGTCGAAGGAGGTCGCAAAGCCGTTCAGGTTCGGCTTGACCAGGAGCGGCGCCACCACGGCGCGCCACTTCGACAGGTCGCGCACGATCAGGTGGACGCTCACGCGCAGTTCCTGGGCGGTGTCCTTGCCCGCGGCGTCCATGCCCGGCTCACGCCGCACGTCGCGCGTTTCCAGGTCCGCCAGCGGGACGCCCTGCTCCTGCAGCAGCGCGCGCACCTCGGCGATGCGTGTTTCCACGGTGTCGCGCGCCTGTGCCGGGTCGGCGTCGGAAGCACTGATCATGAAGTCGATTGCCCCGATATTCGGCGTGGTATAGCGCGAGGCTTCCGCGCTGACGTGCACGAAAGGATAGCTCGGCAAGGGCGAGGCCGAAGCGGCGACGGGGAACAGGGCAAGGCTGGCGACGAGGGCGAACTGTTTCAACATGGGTCTCCTGGTGTTTTCTTGCAAGCAAGCATAGGCGCATATAGACATTGTTGTCTACAACTATTTCATCCCTGGCCGGAGGCGTGGAAATCAAGTAGACAGGTCTTTCTAGACAAGATATTCTGGACGCATTGTTCTCAATGACAAGCTTGCAACCAGAAGGATCGATCATGTCCCGCTCTTCCGAACTTCCGAAGCCCACCGCGGCCGAACTCGACCTGCTCCAGGTGCTGTGGCCGCTCGGCTCCGGCACCGCGCGCCAGGTGCACGAGGCGATGCAGAAGACCCGCCCCGAGGTCACCTATGCCACCGTGCTGCGCCTGATGCAGATCATGCACACCAAGGGCCTCTTGACGCGCGACGAGAGCGAACGCTCGCACGTCTACGCGCCTGCCCAGCCCCAGGATTCGCTGCAGACCAACCTGCTCAAGGACCTGATGCAGCGCGCGTTTTCCGGCTCGGCCAAGGCACTGGTGATGGCTGCCTTAAAGAGCGGCATCTCGAAGAAGGAGCGAGCCGAAATCGAGAAGCTCCTGAAGGAGGACGAGGAATGATGATCGAGAGCCTGGTCTCCCACGTCGGCTGGACGCTGCTGCACTTCCTCTGGCAAGGCGCCCTCGTCGGTTGCGCGACCGCGGTGGCCCTGCTTGCGCTGCGCAACGCCCGCCCCGAATCGCGCTACCTCGTTGCCTGCGCCGGCTTGCTGCTGTGCCCGGCATGGCCGACCGCCGAACTGGTGCTGCGCCTGGCCGGCGACAGCGGTGCCGGCGCCGCCATTGTCCCGTTGGGCACGCTCGCCGCCGGCGTCGGCGTGGCCGCGAGCGGCGGTTGGATCGACACCCTGCAGGCCAGCCTGCGCCCCATCGTCGGCGCCTGGCCTGCTGCGCGGTGCTGCTGGGCCTGCGCATGATGCTGGGCCTGGCCTGGGTCGAACGCGCGGCGCGCCGCCAGCAAACCGATGCCCAATGGCAGGCACGCCTGTCCAGCATGGCGGACCAGCTCGGCATCGACCGCAGCGTGCGCCTGCGCATCGTCGACACGCTCGCCAGCCCGGTCACGGCCGGCTGGCTGCGGCCGGTCGTGCTGGTACCGGCCGCCCTTCTCACCGGCATGCCGCCGCAGCTGCTCGAAGCCCTGCTGGCGCACGAGCTGGCCCACGTGCGCCGCTGCGATTACCTGGTGAACCTGGCGCAAACCCTCATCGAAACCATCCTGTTCTATCACCCCGCGGTCTGGTGGATCTCGTCGCGCATCCGCGCCGAGCGCGAGCAGATCGCGGACGATATCGCGGCAAGGCTGCTCGTCGAACCGCGCCGCCTGGCCCTTGCCCTGTCCGAGCTGGAGCGCCTCCAGTTCTCGTCCCACCACCTGGCCCAGGCGGCCAACGGAGGAGATCTCATGTCGCGCATCAAGCGCCTGGTTCGTCCCGATACGCAGGCATTGAACTGGAAGGCCGCGCTGCCTGCCCTCGGCCTGGCGGCAGCCTGCCTGGCCGGCTGCGCGCAAACCTTCGTCGCCAACGCTCCCGATTCGAGTGGCAGCGCCAGTGTTGCGGGCGTCCACGAGGTGGTACGCACGGCTCCCCTCGCCAGATTCGATTCCTGCGCCAAGCCGGAATATCCGCAAGACGCCCCGGCACGCAAGGCCATCGGCACCGTGACCCTCGGGTTCCTCGTCGGCGTTGACGGCAGCGTACGTGACTCGCGCGTGCGCAGGTCGAGCGGCGACGCCGCGCTCGACGAAGCGGCACGCGACGCCATCGCCAAATGCAGCTTTACCCCGGCTGAAGCGGACGGCAAGCCGGTCGAAGAGTGGGGGCATGTCCAGTACGTGTGGTCGCTGAATTGATGAAACCGACAATGAACAGAACGATTTCCCGCCGCCTCCTGCCTGGCGCCGCAATGCTCCTGGCCCTGTCCATGAACGTCACCGCCGCCGAACAGCCCCGGCTCGACGAGGAAACGCGCAAGAGCGTGCTCGCCGCGCTGAGCGCGAAAGTGAGCGCCGAGTACGTCTTCCCCGACAAGGCGAAGCGCGTCGTCGCCCGCCTGAACGAGAAGGAAGGCAGCGGCGCCTACCGCGACCTCAAGGACATCGAGGCGTTTGCCAGGGCGCTGACGGCGGACCTGCGCGAACCAACCCGCGACCTGCACCTGGGCGTGCACTACAGCGCCAACGTCCTGCCAAAGGACGAAGGCGCCACCCCGACGCCCGAGCAGGTCCGCATGTACGTCAACAGCATACGCGCGGAGAACTATGGCGTCAGCAAGGTGGAAAACCTGCCTGGCAATATCGGCTACATCGACCTGCGCTCCTTCGACGGCCTCGAGTACGCCAGGCCCGCGATCGCCGCGGCCATGGCCCTGGTGGCCGATGCGGACGCGCTGATCGTCGACCTGCGGCAGAACGGCGGCGGCGATCCGAATACGGTGGCCTTCATGTCGAGCTACCTGTTCGACAAGCGCACCCACCTGAACGACCTGTACTGGCGCAAGGGCGGACGTACCGAGCAGTTCTGGACCAGCAACAAGGTCCCGGGCAAGAAGTTCGGCGGCAAGCGGCCCGTGTATGTCCTGGCGGGCCATGACACCTTCTCGGCGGCCGAGGAGTTCAGCTACAACCTGCAGCAGCGCAAGCGTGCCACCATTGTCGGCGAAACCACGGGCGGCGGCGCCCACCCCGGCAGCGTGCACCGGCTGCATCCGCACCTGTCCGTGTTCATTCCGGGCGGCCGCGCGATCAACCCGGTCAGCAAGACCAACTGGGAAGGCAGCGGGGTCACGCCCGACGTGCCCGTGGCCGCCGCCGACGCGCCGCGCACGGCCGTGCGCCTGGCGCTGCAGGCGCTGATGAAGTCGCCCAGGAACGAAGAACACGCCCAGCTGCTGCGCAATCGCCTGCAGATGCTGGACAAGACGACTGCGTCGAACGATCGCTGACACGAAAGAACCCATGCGCTTCCTGCTGACCCTTGCCCTGCTGCTGAGCTGCGCCCAGGCCCAGGCGACTTCCCGCTTCACGCTGAGGGCGCCACCCGGCCCCCACCCGGTGGGCTTCCGGCTCGTCGAGCAACAGGATTTTTCCCGTGTCCTTTACGGCAAGCACGATCCAGTCAGCGGCCGCGCGACCGCGGGTCCACCCGGGCGCCCGATCCAGACCCTGGTCTGGTATCCCGCCACGCGCTCGGGCCAGGCCATGCGCTATGACGACTACCTGCAGCTCATCGGCAGTGAAACCGCGTTCGGGCGCAGCCGGGAAGAGCGGCGCAGCCATGCCGACGCCTTCGTGCGCCAGGAATATGTCTCCGAATCAGGCCCTGAACAGGCAGCCCGGGAGTTGGCGGCCCCGGTGCGGGCGCGACGCGATGCCGTGGCGGCAACGGGCAAGCGCTACCCGGTCGTGATCTATGCGCCCAGCATCAGCGCGCCGGCCGCCGAGAACGC from Massilia sp. Se16.2.3 carries:
- a CDS encoding tetratricopeptide repeat protein, giving the protein MGQDNSAQVSALLKDAVALQQAGQLIEARRRYERVLALAPGQFDALHLLGVVHRQQGEPARAVELIGAALRINPAQATAHCNLGAALQDLGRTREALTSYETALRLSPGYALAFANRGNALRKLGRLPDAVDSYERALVLRPGYPEAACNRAIALLDLDAADAALASADLALSARPAYPEALCVRANALFALRRFDEALHGYDRAIALDARVAEAHAGRGLALQKLGRHGEALDAFDAALARRPGYWPHRRQRADALLALGRRVDAIAAYEEARDAALAAGADGGASEIAFELAALGVGAVPVRAPQAYVKALFDGYAGHFDRHLTEVLRYRTPGLLGAAWRARYMQTISRPSTWAAAQACAAPSCVPVRAR
- a CDS encoding BlaI/MecI/CopY family transcriptional regulator, producing the protein MSRSSELPKPTAAELDLLQVLWPLGSGTARQVHEAMQKTRPEVTYATVLRLMQIMHTKGLLTRDESERSHVYAPAQPQDSLQTNLLKDLMQRAFSGSAKALVMAALKSGISKKERAEIEKLLKEDEE
- a CDS encoding amidohydrolase family protein, encoding MKFYADYRTGVDGTSRPTFTLEEMKAMVEAAHVTGRRVAAHASTDDAIRLAVLAGADTIEHGYGASEATFKLMKERGTAYIPTLTAPEAIGEYFQKHVRGGEPTPAMKGGRARLCAGAPHRRQDRQRQRCRRLYPRHQCARTGVDGAPRHEPVGGAARRDRRRRRYSRQGQGPGTNWCRARWPTSSPSRAIRRATSPRCARWAS
- a CDS encoding S41 family peptidase, giving the protein MNRTISRRLLPGAAMLLALSMNVTAAEQPRLDEETRKSVLAALSAKVSAEYVFPDKAKRVVARLNEKEGSGAYRDLKDIEAFARALTADLREPTRDLHLGVHYSANVLPKDEGATPTPEQVRMYVNSIRAENYGVSKVENLPGNIGYIDLRSFDGLEYARPAIAAAMALVADADALIVDLRQNGGGDPNTVAFMSSYLFDKRTHLNDLYWRKGGRTEQFWTSNKVPGKKFGGKRPVYVLAGHDTFSAAEEFSYNLQQRKRATIVGETTGGGAHPGSVHRLHPHLSVFIPGGRAINPVSKTNWEGSGVTPDVPVAAADAPRTAVRLALQALMKSPRNEEHAQLLRNRLQMLDKTTASNDR
- a CDS encoding M56 family metallopeptidase, with the translated sequence MLLGLRMMLGLAWVERAARRQQTDAQWQARLSSMADQLGIDRSVRLRIVDTLASPVTAGWLRPVVLVPAALLTGMPPQLLEALLAHELAHVRRCDYLVNLAQTLIETILFYHPAVWWISSRIRAEREQIADDIAARLLVEPRRLALALSELERLQFSSHHLAQAANGGDLMSRIKRLVRPDTQALNWKAALPALGLAAACLAGCAQTFVANAPDSSGSASVAGVHEVVRTAPLARFDSCAKPEYPQDAPARKAIGTVTLGFLVGVDGSVRDSRVRRSSGDAALDEAARDAIAKCSFTPAEADGKPVEEWGHVQYVWSLN
- a CDS encoding dicarboxylate/amino acid:cation symporter, with translation MKKPFYKILYVQVLFAIAMGVLLGVLYPKLGTDMKPLGDGFIKLIKMIIAPVIFCTVVAGIAGMQDMKKVGRVGGKALLYFEVVSTFALVIGLLVANIAKPGAGFNVDVAHLDTKAIAQYTEKASHQSTVEFVLNIIPNTFVDAFAKGDILQVLLIAILFGVALSMLGERGRPVTKLIDEISHVIFGMVNIVMKLAPIGAFGAMAFTIGKYGLASLIPLAKLMGSFYLTCALFVCVVLGIIAKLTGFSIFKFIAYIKEELLIVLGTSSSESALPALMRKLEKLGCSKSVVGLVVPTGYSFNLDGTNIYMTMAALFVAQATNTELTLMQELTILAVAMLTSKGASGITGAGFITLAATLAVVPTIPVAGMALILGIDRFMSECRALTNFVGNGVASVVVSKWENELDKERMNAVLSGNYVDEDDKGLRSVHKAA
- a CDS encoding SIMPL domain-containing protein; translated protein: MLKQFALVASLALFPVAASASPLPSYPFVHVSAEASRYTTPNIGAIDFMISASDADPAQARDTVETRIAEVRALLQEQGVPLADLETRDVRREPGMDAAGKDTAQELRVSVHLIVRDLSKWRAVVAPLLVKPNLNGFATSFDITERDAFEAALMADALQDARRRAEIIARGARRKLGAVTGVSPGGVKNVGTTMGLVRPDFSYNRSKPSNVGARDFLNVDALKLIQPVDVVYKLE
- a CDS encoding H-NS family nucleoid-associated regulatory protein, whose amino-acid sequence is MAKTDLSGYNLSELKGLQFEIEKEIKERQRQEVKEARERILAIAQDLGVSVEELLAGSVGKAKGGSGKKVAAQYRNPADENQTWTGRGRQPKWVAEAIKGGKNLDDLRI